Genomic DNA from Actinomycetes bacterium:
CCGCGCCCGGCCACTCCTCCGGTGGCCAGCACGACCTCGTTGCAGCGGGTCACGATCGGCCGGGAGGCGCCCTCGGTCACCACCGCGGTGACCCTGCCGTCGCCGACCTCCAGGCCGGTCACCGGGAAGCCGAGCTGCAGGCGTACCCCGAGCTCGCGCAGCCGCGCCAGCCAGGCCGCGTACAGCCGCAGGCCGGGCACCGAGGGTGGCGCCAGCGCGGCCTCGACCAGCGCGATTCCTGTGCGGCGCTCCAGGTCGGCCCAGGCCTCGTGCCCGGCGGCGAGCCCGAGCACGGCTGGGACGACGGCGACGTCGGCGTCGCGCGTGGCGCCGGCCAACCGGTCGGCCAGCCGGCTCCGGAAGCCGGCGTCGTCGATCGCGCGGGCCAGGTCGACCGCGGTGAAGTGGCGCTCGTGGCTCCAGCTCGGCAGCTCGACAGCCTGCACGCTGGCCTGGTAGCCGGCGTCGCGCAGCCCGCGCGCGCACAGCCCGGCGGCGAAGTCACGGAAGCCGGCGAAGCCGACCACGGCTACGCGGCCGGCGAGCGGCCGGGCGGCGGGCGCGGGCACCAGGCAGGTCGGGCGCAGCGTGCCGAGCGCGGTGACCTGCCGGCGGTTCTGGTCCAGGCTGCCCTCGTGGGCCAGCCCGGCCGCGGCCGCCAAGCGCTGGAACCGGTCGATCGCCCGGCGCAGGACCTCGTCTTCGAGCAGCCGGTACGGATGCCGCGCGGGCAGCTCGGGCACGCCATCCAGCGGCCGACCGACCTCCTTGCCGCCGACCCGCGCGAGCACGTCGACCGCGCCCGGACCCCAGTGGGTGAAGCCGTTGCCGCGCGCGATGATGCGCACCTGGCGCCCGGCCTCGGCCAGGGCGACGGCGGCGGCCAGGCCCGCCGGGCCGGCCCCGACCACCACCACGTCGGCGCGCATCACGCCTCCCGTTCCGTCTCGGCCGGCTCCTGCTGGGGTCGCAAGTCGAAGGTACCCCGGTAGATGGCATGGTTCAGCAGGGCCTGCACGGCGCCGTCACCCCAGACCGCCATCCGCTGCCCACGCCAGCGCTCCTCGAGGAAGCGCTCCAGGTTGGCCAGCGGCTCGTTCTCCCCCGGACGCCGATCGTCGACGATCGCGGCGGCGCGCCAGCCGCAGAAGGCGCCCTGGCACGGCCCGAAGCCGAGCCGGAGCTGGCGGCGCAGGTCGTCCAGCTCGGTGGTGCCCTGGTCGACCGCCGCCTCGATCCTGGCCCGCGTGACCAGCTCACACTCGCAGACCAGCTCGCCGTACTCAACCTTCTTCTCCACCGTGGCGAGCGGGTCGGCGAGCCGGTGGAAGCCGTGCTCGGCGCCCGGGAGCGGCACCTCGGCGGTGGCGCAGTCGGCGTCCACCCCCATCTTGGCCGCGAGCACGTCC
This window encodes:
- the glpB gene encoding anaerobic glycerol-3-phosphate dehydrogenase subunit GlpB, which gives rise to MRADVVVVGAGPAGLAAAVALAEAGRQVRIIARGNGFTHWGPGAVDVLARVGGKEVGRPLDGVPELPARHPYRLLEDEVLRRAIDRFQRLAAAAGLAHEGSLDQNRRQVTALGTLRPTCLVPAPAARPLAGRVAVVGFAGFRDFAAGLCARGLRDAGYQASVQAVELPSWSHERHFTAVDLARAIDDAGFRSRLADRLAGATRDADVAVVPAVLGLAAGHEAWADLERRTGIALVEAALAPPSVPGLRLYAAWLARLRELGVRLQLGFPVTGLEVGDGRVTAVVTEGASRPIVTRCNEVVLATGGVAGRGIQAQRDGSLVEVVAGLPVQGFADRMHYLADRFLDDHPLGAAGVVVDAELRPLDTTGKPALDGLRCVGSLLADHDPTAEGSREGIALVTATRVAELLAAAPV